The Labrus bergylta chromosome 15, fLabBer1.1, whole genome shotgun sequence genome includes a region encoding these proteins:
- the LOC136182697 gene encoding kinesin-like protein KIF26B — MDWKELAAQKLSLSRRKKSHPGPASPPAEAPGLLLYSGGFSGALQLSPPAVPPCLLRAGSKVKDTPGMGKVRVMVRICSVHSSESSESMSLLKVDVRKKQLTLCETWSGGSSASSSQRRSSSSAPKTFMFDAVFTQDASQAEVCSGTVAEVIQSVVNGADGCIFCFGHANLGKTYTMIGEDCSTQSLGVAPTAISWLFKVIEERKEKSGARFSVRVSAVEISGREETLTDLLSSAGGHQDPAVSLREDPLCGSQLQNQTELRATCAERAAFFLDAALAARRSSRATRRVTRKPGGTRTSCSPCTSTRRGWTRAASSGSVSLRMVVRVMGYD; from the exons ATGGATTGGAAGGAACT GGCGGCTCAGAAGCTCAGTCTGTCCCGCAGGAAGAAGTCCCATCCTGGCCCCGCCTCCCCGCCCGCCGAGGCCCCGGGGCTCCTGCTGTACTCCGGAGGCTTCAGCGGGGCGCTGCAGCTCTCACCGCCCGCCGTCCCACCATGCCTCCTCCGGGCCGGGTCAAAGGTCAAGGACACGCCGGGGATGGGGAAG GTCCGGGTCATGGTCCGGATCTGTTCGGTCCACAGCAGCGAGTCCTCAGAGTCCATGTCCCTCCTGAAGGTGGACGTCAGAAAGAAGCAGCTGACTCTCTGCGAGACGTGGTCAGGGGgtagctccgcctcctcctctcagagacgatcctcctcctccgctccaAAGACCTTCATGTTCGACGCTGTCTTCACACAGGACGCTTCACAG GCTGAGGTGTGTTCAGGGACGGTGGCTGAGGTCATCCAGTCGGTCGTTAACGGAGCAGACGGCTGCATCTTCTGCTTCGGACATGCTAACctgg GAAAGACGTACACCATGATTGGTGAGGACTGCTCCACGCAGAGTCTGGGCGTGGCGCCCACGGCGATCTCGTGGCTCTTTAAGGTGATCGAGGAGCGGAAGGAGAAGTCCGGAGCGCGTTTCTCCGTCAGAGTGTCGGCGGTGGAGATCTCGGGCCGGGAGGAGACGCTCACCGACCTCCTGTCCTCAGCGGGGGGCCACCAGGATCCCGCCGTGTCACTGAGAGAAGACCCCCTCTGTGGATCCCAG CTTCAGAACCAGACGGAGCTGCGGGCGACCTGCGCAGAGCGAGCCGCGTTTTTCCTGGACGCCGCACTTGCAGCGAGAAGGAGCAGCCGGGCCACACGGCGAGTGACCAGGAAGCCAGGAGGAACTCGCACTTCCTGTTCACCCTGCACGTCAACCAGGAGAGGCTGGACAAGAGCAGCAAGCAGCGGGTCAGTGAGTCTGAGGATGGTGGTTAGGGTTATGGGATATGATTGA